A DNA window from Hordeum vulgare subsp. vulgare chromosome 1H, MorexV3_pseudomolecules_assembly, whole genome shotgun sequence contains the following coding sequences:
- the LOC123399591 gene encoding translation initiation factor IF-2-like, which translates to MAAAAVLAGAQSRHAIFREELVRRAYYTADEAHRGHSSQPAATAHNYLRMSIRVATEAAPAGATRLLAARAVSVRAIAAHPAVLLGTLRISAIPSKGDKDNGWSKKKKNLQESPSPPDRIRPTADRAAPRQPPPRLLRSPAPPLHRPAPPSTRPHPPPRLLRSPAPPLHRPAPPSTRTQPRRPSTGAPATTHPSSAGSPTRWRTATPTTPSASFSVDEPSVLHGFNKTTATIPPTSRRFACTRLICPPCSKIEELADPPPRLPGIRFLLPLPGGDLLTRGTDLKIRYWDQARPEQSFCIAGPSAKGIGNDECYDIRSSYGVQVVQESCKPSTPASRLTHKTQLAMVAADSAGCHRDAILALASVNLSSQRLISANRDGAVKVRK; encoded by the exons ATGGCCGCGGCCGCCGTGCTCGCCGGCGCGCAGTCGCGGCACGCCATCTTCCGCGAGGAGCTCGTGAGGAGAGCCTACTACACGGCCGATGAGGCCCACCGCGGGCACTCGAGCCAGCCCGCGGCTACAG CACACAACTACTTGAGGATGTCGATAAGAGTGGCTACTGAAGCAGCCCCCGCCGGCGCCACTAGGCTGCTTGCTGCTCGCGCCGTCTCCGTGCGCGCCATAGCTGCAcatcccgccgtcctgctcgggaCGCTGAGAATATCCGCG ATACCAAGCAAGGGAGACAAAGATAATGGATggagtaagaagaagaaaa ATTTGCAAGAAAGCCCCTCGCCCCCGGATCGGATCCGCCCCACGGCCGACagggccgccccgcgccagccaccCCCGCGCCTCCTCCGCTCCcctgcccctcctctccaccgacCGGCTCCTCCTAGCACCCGGCCACACCCACCCCCGCGCCTCCTCCGCTCCcctgcccctcctctccaccgacCGGCTCCTCCTAGCACCCGGACACAGCCCCGCCGGCCCTCGACCGGGGCTCCGGCTACGACCCATCCCTCCTCCGCGGGGTCTCCTACAAGGTGGAGGACAGCGACGCCAACAACCCCGTCCGCGTCGTTCAGCGTCGACGAGCCCTCCGTGCTCCACGGCTTCAACAAGACCACCGCAACGATACCGCCTACATCTCGCAGGTTTGCCTGCACGAGATTGATTTGTCCTCCCTGCTCCAAAATTGAGGAACTGGCCGATCCGCCTCCACGCCTCCCAGGCATCCGGTTCTTGCTTCCTTTGCCAGGGGGAGATCTGCTGACTAGAGGAACAGATTTGAAGATACGCTACTGGGACCAGGCCAG GCCTGAGCAAAGCTTTTGTATTGCTGGTCCTTCAGCGAAAGGTATTGGAAACGACGAGTGTTATGATATACGGTCGAGCTACGGAGTACAGGTTGTGCAG GAATCGTGCAAACCGTCCACACCGGCGTCTAGGTTGACGCACAAGACGCAGCTTGCCATGGTCGCTGCCGATTCCGCCGGTTGCCACCGGGACGCGATCCTCGCCCTAGCATCCGTCAACTTGTCGAGCCAGCGGTTGATATCGGCCAACAGAGACGGCGCAGTCAAGGTGCGGAAATAG